In one window of Dromaius novaehollandiae isolate bDroNov1 chromosome W, bDroNov1.hap1, whole genome shotgun sequence DNA:
- the LOC135324419 gene encoding ectoderm-neural cortex protein 1, translating to MSVSMHENRKSRASTGSINIYLFHKSSYADSVLTHLNLLRQQRLFTDVLLHAGNRSFPCHRAVLAACSRYFEAMFSGGLKESQDSEVNFHNSIHPEVLELLLDYAYSSRVIINEENAESLLEAGDMLEFQDIRDACAEFLEKNLHPTNCLGMLLLSDAHQCTKLYELSWRMCLSNFQSISKSEDFLQLPKDMVVQLLSSEELETEDERLVYESAINWVNYDLSKRHCYLPELLQTVRLALLPAIYLMENVAMEELITKQRKSKEIVEESIRCKLKILQNDGVVTSLCARPRKTGHSLFLLGGQTFMCDKLYLVDQKAKEIIPKADIPSPRKEFSACAIGCKVYITGGRGSENGVSKDVWVYDTLHEEWSKAAPMLVARFGHGSAELKHCLYVVGGHTAATGCLPASPSVSLKQVEQYDPVTNKWTMVAPLREGVSNAAVVSAKLKLFAFGGTSVSHDKLPKVQCYDQCENRWTVPATCPQPWRYTAAAVLGNQIFIMGGDTEFSACSAYKFNSETYQWTKVGDVTAKRMSCHAVASGNKLYVVGGYFGIQRCKTLDCYDPTLDVWNSITTVPYSLIPTAFVSTWKHLPS from the coding sequence ATGTCAGTCAGCATGCATGAGAATCGCAAATCTAGGGCCAGTACTGGCTCCATAAACATATATTTATTCCACAAGTCATCCTATGCCGACAGTGTCCTTACTCACCTGAACCTTCTGCGTCAACAGCGTCTCTTTACAGATGTGCTTCTCCATGCTGGGAACAGGTCATTCCCCTGCCACAGAGCTGTTTTAGCTGCTTGTAGCCGCTATTTTGAAGCAATGTTCAGTGGAGGACTGAAAGAGAGCCAGGATAGTGAAGTCAACTTCCATAATTCCATTCACCCGGAAGTCTTAGAGCTTCTTCTGGACTATGCGTATTCCTCCAGGGTTATCATCAATGAGGAGAATGCAGAGTCGCTGCTGGAGGCTGGTGACATGCTAGAGTTCCAGGACATTCGGGATGCTTGTGCAGAATTTCTGGAGAAAAACCTTCATCCCACCAACTGTCTCGGCATGCTGCTGCTGTCAGATGCTCACCAGTGCACCAAGCTTTACGAACTCTCTTGGAGGATGTGCCTTAGCAACTTCCAGAGCATCAGTAAAAGTGAAGACTTCCTCCAGCTGCCAAAAGACATGGTAGTGCAGCTCCTTTCCAGTGAAGAATTAGAAACTGAAGATGAAAGGCTGGTATACGAGTCAGCTATCAACTGGGTCAACTATGACCTGAGTAAGCGTCACTGTTACCTGCCTGAGCTATTGCAGACAGTCAGACTGGCTCTCTTGCCAGCCATATACCTTATGGAGAATGTAGCAATGGAAGAACTTATCAccaagcaaaggaaaagcaaagagattGTAGAAGAATCAATCAGATGCAAGTTAAAGATCTTACAGAACGATGGAGTGGTCACTAGTTTGTGTGCCAGACCCCGTAAAACTGGCCATTCACTCTTTCTTTTGGGTGGCCAAACCTTTATGTGTGACAAGCTGTACCTGGTGGATCAAAAGGCAAAGGAGATCATTCCGAAGGCTGACATCCCAAGTCCACGGAAAGAGTTCAGCGCTTGTGCCATAGGCTGCAAAGTGTATATCACGGGAGGACGGGGATCAGAAAATGGAGTCTCCAAAGATGTATGGGTGTATGACACTCTTCATGAGGAGTGGTCAAAGGCCGCTCCCATGCTGGTAGCTAGATTTGGGCATGGCTCTGCTGAACTCAAGCACTGTTTGTATGTGGTAGGAGGACACACTGCAGCAACTGGTTGCCTTCCAGCTTCCCCTTCAGTATCCTTAAAGCAAGTAGAACAATATGACCCTGTGACCAATAAATGGACCATGGTTGCCCCACTCCGAGAGGGAGTAAGCAATGCAGCTGTAGTCAGTGCAAAGCTTAAGCTATTTGCTTTTGGGGGTACCAGTGTTAGCCATGACAAGCTGCCCAAAGTTCAATGTTATGATCAGTGTGAAAACAGATGGACAGTACCAGccacctgcccccagccctggcgcTACACAGCTGCAGCTGTTCTGGGTAACCAGATTTTTATTATGGGTGGAGATACTGAATTCTCTGCGTGCTCTGCTTATAAATTCAACAGTGAGACATACCAGTGGACTAAGGTGGGAGATGTGACAGCTAAGCGAATGAGCTGCCATGCAGTGGCATCTGGAAACAAATTGTATGTTGTTGGAGGCTACTTTGGCATTCAGAGATGCAAAACATTAGACTGTTATGATCCCACGTTAGATGTATGGAACAGCATAACAACTGTGCCCTATTCATTAATTCCAACGGCATTTGTCAGCACATGGAAGCACCTCCCCTCATAA